A window of the Artemia franciscana chromosome 3, ASM3288406v1, whole genome shotgun sequence genome harbors these coding sequences:
- the LOC136025505 gene encoding uncharacterized protein LOC136025505, with protein sequence MLTDTHKIVISQYAQYAIACVRLYGCPDLFIIFTCNPSWDEMQQLLLPGQSLFHRHDITARDFRQKLKSLINFIVKLKVFWAVWCWLYSVEWQKRGLPHAHKIIWLFNKITSIEMDDMIPGEIPDVYVDRGLHHIVLKHMIHRPCGELN encoded by the coding sequence ATGCTTACTGAtacacataaaattgttatttctcaGTATGCTCAATATGCCATTGCGtgtgttcgtctctatggttgtccagatttatttattatatttacttgtaatccatcttgggacgagatGCAGCAACTTTTACTTCCTGGACAATCGctttttcatagacatgacattacggcccgtgacttccggcaaaagttgaaatcgtTGATCAAtttcatagtaaaacttaaagtgttttggGCAGTGTGGTGCTggttgtactcagtggaatggcaaaaacgaggattgccacacgcgcATAAAATAATATggctatttaataaaattacttctattgAAATGGACGATATGATTCCCGGTGAAATACCTGATGTATATGTCGATAGGGGCTTACATCACATTGTGCTAAAACATATGATACATAGACCTTGTGGTGAATTGAATTAA